One stretch of Zingiber officinale cultivar Zhangliang chromosome 6B, Zo_v1.1, whole genome shotgun sequence DNA includes these proteins:
- the LOC121992787 gene encoding probable methyltransferase PMT15, whose product MAGATSPYSGVWKPYRPYWKRTNFFQLSVVTFLCSVSYFLGIWQHGGGGSTSVISPILSAISCERNPAGLDSIHGSGAATLDFTVHHGADQAAAEPVAVREVPACDVKYSEYTPCEDRDRSLRFDRDRLIYRERHCPEKGELLKCLIPAPPGYKNPFPWPASRDMAWFSNVPHKELTVEKAVQNWIHVDGDKFRFPGGGTMFPHGADAYIDDINRLIPLRDGSIRTAVDTGCGVASWGAYLLSRNVVTMSFAPRDSHEAQVQFALERGVPAIIGVLASIRLPYPSRAFDMAHCSRCLIPWQLYDGQYLMEIDRILRPGGYWILSGPPIHWKKHWIGWNRTKSDLNSEQSAIEAVATSLCWTKLIEKGDIAIWQKPINHLACKSNRKFMISPQFCQSNNPDTAWYTKMETCITPLPEVANVDEIAGGEIRKWPERLTAVPPRIATGSLPGITPEMFLQDTELWKKRVGYYKSVVSQLGQQGRYRNLLDMNAHLGGFAAALIDNPLWVMNTVPTLADPNTLGAIYQRGLIGTYQDWCQAMSTYPRTYDLIHADSVFSLYKERCETEDILLEMDRILRPEGAVIMRDDVDILVKVKSISDGMRWESRIIDHEDGPLEREKILLAVKTYWTAPEPSQSE is encoded by the exons ATGGCCGGCGCCACCAGTCCTTACTCCGGCGTCTGGAAGCCCTATCGTCCCTACTGGAAGCGCACCAATTTTTTCCAATTAAGCGTCGTCACCTTCCTTTGCTCCGTCTCTTACTTTCTTGGCATCTGGCAGCACGGCGGCGGCGGCTCCACCTCCGTCATCTCCCCCATCCTCAGCGCAATCTCGTGCGAAAGGAACCCTGCCGGATTAGACTCCATACACGGCTCCGGCGCCGCCACGCTCGACTTCACCGTCCACCATGGTGCCGATCAGGCGGCGGCGGAGCCGGTGGCCGTGCGGGAGGTCCCGGCGTGCGACGTCAAGTACTCGGAGTACACGCCGTGCGAGGACCGGGACCGGTCGCTGCGGTTTGACCGCGACCGGCTAATCTACCGCGAGCGGCACTGTCCGGAGAAGGGCGAGCTGCTCAAGTGCCTGATCCCAGCGCCGCCGGGGTACAAGAACCCCTTCCCGTGGCCGGCGAGCAGGGATATGGCGTGGTTCTCCAACGTTCCGCACAAGGAGCTGACGGTCGAGAAGGCGGTCCAAAACTGGATCCATGTCGACGGCGACAAGTTCCGGTTCCCCGGCGGTGGCACCATGTTCCCCCACGGCGCCGACGCCTATATTGACGACATCAATCGCCTCATCCCTCTTCGTGACGGTTCAATCAGGACCGCCGTCGATACCGGTTGCGGG GTGGCGAGTTGGGGAGCTTACCTTCTGTCCCGCAACGTGGTAACAATGTCGTTCGCGCCGCGGGACTCGCACGAGGCGCAGGTCCAATTCGCGCTGGAGCGCGGGGTTCCGGCCATCATCGGCGTTCTCGCCTCCATCCGCCTCCCCTACCCATCGAGGGCCTTCGACATGGCTCACTGCTCGCGGTGTCTCATTCCATGGCAGCTCTACG ACGGGCAGTACTTGATGGAGATCGACCGCATTCTCCGCCCCGGCGGCTACTGGATCCTCTCCGGCCCGCCAATCCACTGGAAGAAGCACTGGATCGGCTGGAACCGGACGAAGTCCGACTTGAACTCCGAGCAATCCGCTATAGAAGCCGTCGCCACGAGTCTCTGCTGGACCAAGCTCATAGAGAAAGGCGACATCGCCATTTGGCAGAAGCCCATCAACCACCTCGCCTGCAAATCCAATCGCAAGTTCATGATCTCGCCTCAGTTCTGCCAATCCAACAATCCAGACACCGCCTG GTACACCAAGATGGAAACTTGCATAACTCCCCTGCCCGAGGTGGCCAACGTCGACGAGATCGCCGGCGGAGAGATCAGGAAGTGGCCGGAGAGGCTCACAGCCGTGCCCCCCAGGATCGCAACCGGAAGTCTTCCAGGAATCACGCCGGAAATGTTCTTGCAAGACACCGAGCTATGGAAGAAGAGGGTCGGGTACTACAAGTCAGTGGTCAGCCAATTAGGCCAGCAGGGTCGATACCGCAATTTGCTGGACATGAATGCCCACCTGGGTGGCTTCGCTGCCGCCCTCATTGACAATCCTCTTTGGGTCATGAACACGGTCCCAACCCTCGCCGATCCCAACACCCTCGGAGCCATCTACCAGCGCGGCCTCATCGGCACCTACCAAGATTG GTGCCAAGCGATGTCAACGTATCCAAGAACTTACGATCTCATCCATGCCGATTCAGTGTTCAGCCTTTACAAGGAAAG ATGCGAAACGGAGGACATTTTATTGGAGATGGATAGGATCTTGAGGCCCGAAGGCGCAGTGATCATGAGAGACGACGTCGACATCCTAGTGAAGGTAAAAAGTATCTCCGACGGCATGAGATGGGAGAGTCGAATCATCGATCACGAAGATGGCCCGCTGGAGAGGGAGAAGATCCTTTTGGCTGTGAAGACCTACTGGACAGCTCCGGAGCCAAGCCAATCAGAGTAG
- the LOC121992786 gene encoding mediator of RNA polymerase II transcription subunit 18-like translates to MECVVQGIIETQHVEALQILLQGLCGVPKDRVRVHEFCLKSGPNLGVVPSEVRLLCDLAQPTPTWTVRHAGGAMRGAGAEQLSVLVRSVVESKVSNNALRFFYAVGYKLDHELLKIGFAFRFQRVVPITVTVTSANRMPRLHAIDDAVPLTPGIQLVEITAPAAGDNYNEVAAAVSSFCEYLVPLLHLSKPGVSTGIVPTAAAAASSLLSNSGGKAI, encoded by the exons ATGGAGTGCGTCGTGCAAGGAATCATTGAGACTCAG CATGTTGAAGCTCTCCAGATTCTCCTCCAAGGCCTGTGTGGTGTTCCAAAGGATCGAGTCAGGGTGCATGAATTCTGCTTGAAGAGTGGGCCGAACCTTG GAGTTGTGCCCTCGGAGGTTCGGCTCTTGTGCGATTTAGCTCAGCCCACGCCAACCTG GACGGTTCGACACGCTGGGGGTGCCATGAGAGGTGCTGGTGCCGAACAACTCTCAGTGCTAGTCCGAAGTGTAGTGGAAAGCAAAGTAAGCAACAACGCACTGCGCTTCTTCTATGCGGTTGGCTACAAGTTGGACCATGAGCTTCTCAAGATAGGCTTCGCCTTCCGTTTCCAAAGAGTTGTGCCCATTACTGTCACTGTGACATCTGCTAACAGAATGCCGAGACTTCATGCTATAGACGATGCCGTGCCTCTGACTCCTGGGATTCAACTGGTTGAAATCACAGCACCAGCTGCTGGGGACAACTACAACGAAGTTGCCGCAGCTGTTTCTTCATTTTGTGAATACCTGGTTCC GCTTCTGCACCTTTCTAAACCTGGTGTTTCAACTGGCATAGTTCCAACTGCTGCTGCAGCTGCATCTTCTCTTTTGTCAAACAGTGGTGGTAAGGCCATTTAG